Part of the Vigna angularis cultivar LongXiaoDou No.4 chromosome 1, ASM1680809v1, whole genome shotgun sequence genome, cttatttataagtttttttaaaataaaataaaaattataatttttttaattcaaatctaaataaatttcactgtATGTTAAACTTcgaagacaattcaaaataaaaaaatatcatacaattcaagcttaataaaaaaacaaccaCAAAAtgcgaacaaataagtttttaatattagatCATTTTTGTATCAAATgtccatatataatattagagtccggcttaaacccgtggtgagccggattAACTCACGGGTTAcaatccattttgacaacactaatatTAGTGGATCAAAAGCAAGTCAATCTCCTTCTATCCGctaatctattttttaaaaattaaaaattaagataaaaataattgaaaacattaatttttttatattatatatttttaaaaatataatatatatatatatatatatatatatatatatatatgtatatatataaaattgcgGGACAATCTATTAGTTCATCCTAGGacgaattataatttttaacctaTTGTTTAGTTAGAGGTTAATCTTATCCGatcaattttttatgatttaaatacAAATTGGATCAAAACCGatcaattttttatgatttaaatacAAATTGGATCAAAACGGAATGGATTGACCTGTTTTGTCACTCAAAATCTTGAAATTACTGTTGTAAAATcgatatgaaatattaattcgATAAAAACTCTCTTTAAGATATAAGAAATATTTGTGATTCATAATACatgaaatcaaataaaaagatttttattttctctcctaATCCCAAgaaaggatgaaaaaaaaaagatgactagttaaaaaaaatgttaccaAACTAAAAGTTAGTACTTATTTGTTGTTTCATAAAGTTAACCTAAAACATTTAAACAACTTGAAAAAATGGGTTAATTTGTAAACATTGTACTCTTTGTTATTGAGTGTAAGACATTATCTCCCCCTTTTCTCCTAACGAAAAGATCCATGACACCTAGAGACCAAAAAAAACCAGTTAGCTTTGAAAGTTCAAACTCAATATTTgtttgtattatatattattttcatacatCCTACTCCAAATATAACGAATTTAAAAAGTCTGGAAACAAAGTTTAGTTTATCTGTTTGTGGTCCTTGAGTTGAATTACATGAACCATAgagaattaaataattttcgGCATGCTTTATTTCGgacattttcaaattaaattataagaaataaaataaaaacgaagaaatattttaaaatttaataaaggacgaaaatataataaaagaaaaggagtGCAACATCCTGGAACATAAAGTTCGTTGGAAGAAGGATCCCAACAACTTCTTGGAAACGGCCAATTTTCGTATTTGTATTAAAAACagaataaagaagaaagataagCCAATTTTAAATATCACGTTATCATAACATAATgacaacttttattattttgtcttttacGAAAAAACACTGTAATTGTtatgaaataaaagaaagattatttttacatacataagttagtaaataataaaataaatggtaTTGTACGTTTTTTCTTTGATTAGCTCGCAAAACACGCGTCAGTGAAACTGAAAATGACAATAGGAAAAAGTCGTTAGCCGTGTGGGTCGTGCATAAGCAACGTGATGCAGACGCTTACAACTGACATAGGACTTGGTCAAGAGCAGTGTAAACTTTGGAAGTTTCGAAAGAAATTGTTTCACTAGATTAagccttttttatttttttaaattttaaaaataccgGTACTTTCACATCGTAATTTGTTTCATATCcactaacatttttttcttctaaaaatataaaaattaaattttgttaagataattttatttccaTAAAAGTTATTAGATGGCAACCAAATCGTGTGAAAGAACCCTTATccttttaaaaaatctaaaatataaaaatgataaatactTTGACacacttttataaaaattatgtcaaATGTCTCACCTACCATTACCCTATAAAGATATACgaaaccttaaaataataactgaaaaaaagtaaaatatgtataaaaaataatagaaatatatttattttattcctgCCAAATAATTATCTCGTTACAACGCGTGAATACGAAAGACTGCCACTTTAAGTTCAAGATGGTTGACCTTAATTTGTGTTAATTAGTTTCTGAACGAAGAAGATAAAACCAACGCAACAAACAACTTCAGATTCATAGTTCTGATCTGCGAATTCACCGAAACCCTCGTCGCCGTCACCATGGAACACAGAACGCTGGAACTCAGCCTCGGATCGGCGAAGGATCTGAAAAACGTGAATCTCTTTTCCAGGATGGACGTGTACGCCGTCGTTTCGCTCTCCGGCGTCCAAAAGATCAAGACTCCCGTCGACAGAAACGGCGGCACCAACCCCACGTGGAAAGTTACCGAGAAGTTCACCATCGATGAATCGCTGGCGCGGCAGAATCGCTTGACCCTCGAAATCAAGCTCCGCTGCGAGCGCAACCTATCCGCCGACAAAGAAATCGGCCAGGTCCTCGTCCCCATCAGGGAGCTCCTCGACCAACCCGGTGATGGAAAAGCCTTCCAGCATGTCAGTTACCAGGTCAGAAAACCCTCCGGCAAACCCAAAGGATCGTTTAGTTTTTCTTACAGATTTAGCGAAAAATTCACTGAGCCCGGGATATCGTCAGCGCCGTCAGCGCCTGTGATTTCGGTTGCTCCCAAGACGGAGCCGGTGACGGCTTATCCTGCTCCCGCGGTGGGGTCCACTTCTGCCTCGTATCCCGTCGTGTATCCTCCTCCCCCGCAGCCACAATATGCGGGCGGATATGGGTACCCTCCGCCGCCACAAGCGGCATATGGGTACGCTCCACAAGCGGCTTACGGGTACGCGCCGCAACCCGGGTACGGTTAccctcctgctcctgctcctgctcaaGGAGCTCGGAAGAACAAATTTGGAATGGGATTGGGAGCGGGTTTGCTTGGTGGAGCGTTGGGTGGGCTTCTGATCGGAGACATGATATCTGATGTGGGTTCTTACGATGCTGGCTATGACGCTGGTTTTGGAGATGCCGGTGGATTTGATTTTTAATCCTTTGTTTCTTTGGAGTACATAGTTTTTCTTAGTATGTGAACCTTGAATATGGTTTTGCAACACTATACTCTGTTTTGTTACTTCTAGTTTCCTGTACAGGTGGCGTGTTCTTTATGTAATTGTTGAAGTTTTTGGTTACGTAATGTATGCTTCACGTCTATCTCtgctttttaatttcttttccaaTATTAATCCTAGGAGATTGGACCATATACTGTAAAATATTGTTCAATagcataatataatattttcatgtttttgttatGCTTACATTCTGGGTACTTCTCTGACCTGTTAGAAAGGTACGAGCATCGTCATCCGTAGGTACTTAAATTGTGAGTTATTGTTATGTTCTTCattgttttcactttttcttataGACAAAAACACTCATTTCACAATCCGATAAGATGcttgtgaaaaatataaactattgtatttattaagaaaataagaataacaAAGCAGATAATAACTTATGGTAAGTccctttaaaattaataaagggGCTTTGGGCCTTATGTGGGAACATTGAGGCCCATTAGGCacactttttccttctctctaaaaacgCTGTTCTAGGACgttaatttttattggataattaTAACGGATAGAGGGAACTTAAAAAAGCTGAGTTGGCACATCTGATCATATAGCAGCCCTGACCTGGTCTAGTGGTAAACCAGGATATATGTATGGTGTTGTTGAGTGGTTGTAAAGTATACTGAGATGATTGAAAGTGATGTGTGGGGTGTTGTTGTTGCCTACACTCGAAAGCACGatgatatttattgattgaaCTATATGATTACTGTTTGTTTATCTAGGTCATCCTTGCTTCTTTGTTGTGtgttgcttgtgtatgttttcgTTTGCGAGATCACCCAGTactctaaattatttaatttttaaattgtgtcCTTTTGTGGATGACTGTAATATGAGTTACTAAACTACTATTCTACtctgactgttctctttattggaaTATGTGGACGCCTAAGTTATATGATtgtggttattatatatttgggatgccacaattattatatttttagaaatttagaaGCATACAGTAACATGTTAATTGACAAATGTtataaaaactcaaataaacttgtgggtttgtttttttttctaatttgttttgttaatatttttttattaaaattatgaaaaatttaatatacaattacaACTATGTTTGTCTTTGTCATTCATTTTCCtcttttgaattaaaaacctAAAAACATGATATTTAAGGCATACAATCAATAAGACAAAGTGGAATAGGTTgaaaaacttgttttacaaaCTTAGCTTGTAGTGCAAAGATGAAAGAGAGTAAAAGGTTTTGCAAAAAAGTGGATGGAAGAGAAAAATGAGGAtgttaatattgtttttgaaattttgaaagatATAGTGAGAGAGTAAGAGGTTTTACACAAATATTGAAGAGAAATATGATAATGACTAATGTTGTTtctgaaattttgaaaaaaaaaattaggtttaatatcCAATTTTGTCCTCAGTTTGGTTCGGAAATATCAATTTAGTCCctcattttaaaagtgtttgaaatgagtcttctcttttaaaatttcgagtcaaattagtcccttccgttaaatataatcaaaCGACGTTAATAGGGTGATGATTTGGCATCAGTTACTGGTTACGTGTCATAATTTGCTTCTGTCAAGAGAAGACGAAAGGGTAATAAGGGGATTTTGGAGGGCTTCTGAATTTGGGGTTTAGGAGAAATGAGGATGAAGAATAACGAAGAAGTGCAAGCCGTGACGCATAAGTGCCCCAATGCCGCCACCACCTCGCGCCTCATCACCTTCGTCTCGTGAGTTCGTCTTCTCGTAGGAAGATCCAGAAACAAACCACAAAATCGCAGAAAGGATTTTATTcagaaatgattttttaattgggGAAGAAAGGATTTTATTCAGAAATTGGCTGCGGGCAACAATCCGGTCGAAGAGCTCACCCCCCTCGCAGAGCTCCATAACGAGGTGAACGACATTGTCGTCCTCACAGGCTTCGCGGAGTGGCACGATTCTGGGACTCTCGGGAAGGTGGCGCATGATGGCAACCTCGCGGCGGACATCCTCGACGTCGACAGCCGTCCTGAGCTTCCTGAGCAACCTCGCTTGGAGATGCTTTTGCAAGCGAGCAGCTCGCGCGTGTCACGGTCGATGCAGAGGTAAGTCACGCCGAGCTCGCGGTCCACGAGGTAGCAGTCCTCGATGTTCTCCTTGGGCACGCCAGCGAGGACCGTGATCGACGCCTTCTGTTTGACAGCCTCAGCCCTGGAACCGCGCTTGCCATGGTGGTCTGCGTTGGAGAAGCTCGATTTGACATCCTCGCGGGCCACGGCGGCCGGGATCTGCAGCAGTTTCCCATGGTAGGAGGAGCGGAGATCGCGGCGAAGGGGAGGGTTTCAGAGGAGATGGTGGACGAGGCGTGCTATCGTTTCACATCATAATGCGGAAACCCTAACCCTAGAATgtgattttgaaaaagaagGTGTGATTGAAACGAAGGTGACGAAGACGagacgaagaagaagagtaAGAGAGTGAGAATGAGTGTGAGTGAGTAGTGAGTGAGGTGAAGGTGGATGTGTGAGGGTGTTTTCGccatttcatatataaatttaaggtttaataccaCGTAAGCACGCAGACAGTTGTGTTTTGACACCTAATCATTAATTACTGCCAGATCATCATTCCATTAACTCCGTCtgcttatatttaacggaagggactaatttgactcgaaattttaaaagagaagactcatttcaaacacttttaaaatgagggactaaattgagatttccgaaccaaactGAGGACAAAATtaggtattaaaccaaaaaattacCATCTTCATTTAACATCACGAAAGACGAAAACATCTACCGAAATGTCATTGCATATTTTtaacatcaaattttattattttgtgatatGATCCTATTGTGATATGAACATAATGACTAAATAAACCCTTTTTGCATTTAGTGACGATGAGAATATATGAATAATGTTgaattgaaaatagaaaatgatcTTTTTGTTGTTATACTATTTgcaattatatatatgaatattgaGATGATTAAAGATTGGACTAACCAATATCACGTGCTATACTATTGAAAAAAcacaagtaaataaaaaaattataactaaatgTATATgtactttctttaatttttttattggtggtaaattattattaatgactTTCTTAACTTAAAACatccattttatttttcctttcatatattttattatactgTTGAGGTGAGATAGAAGACATTTTGAGGCGCACATCTCAATCAAACTTATAGTTTGAAAAGTGATAGAGTAgcaattattacatttaaaaatgtcgcataagaaataaattatcttCACTCACTATTCTACATCTGTTATATTACATTCAATTTTAACGGATATTTTAGTAAGTTTAAGTTGAAAATACAACTCATTAAACATGAGAACCAATATttctaaactttatttaaaaatattgcaTTTCACACCACTACAAGCAACGAAGAATTTTCAAAAAGTTATTTGTAACGTGTATGAGATGAAACAATAAACTTTTCAAGCTAAAACATTGATCGAAGTTTCAATAAGTGATACTAAAAGTGTACCCATTTACGATCTTGTTGATACCGTGTTTGAAAAAACTAAATCATCAAACTATAGTACATGTCATAAGCATCACATGAGCACACGAAATTTTACGAAGAGCAcacatgtattatttttaaaggcACAGTCAAAACTTATGAATTTAATGTATTCGTACAGTCAACTCTCCATCTTTGTCAACTTGTTATAAACTTGGTGGTGAAATTTCGAAAGATTTAAGCTTTCtgacttagtttttttttttcattttccatttacaAATTGTAACTTTTATTAATGCACCAATAGTCTACAAACTATTTACAATATccacatatatattaatattgatgttttatacaattataacttttattcttGACTATTACGTgtgaaaaaaaacaattaaaaagattaattaacacttatattcataaaaaagccaaatcaaatcaaaataaaagtatttctTTTGTAAGAATAAAGTTATAGCTTAAACAATATTCTATATTGAgtaataatagaaattatattatGAAGATCCTTTGGACATATATTTCTAGTAAGATATAAAATAGTAACATTTTGAATCAATACAATATATAAacgtataaaaataacagagaAGTAAAGTAACCATACACACACCTAGCCATTTGTTTATTGGGCACAAAGAAACAATGGGCCGAAGACAAGCAACCGAGACCCAAAGAAATTATTGTTCCCGTTTTGGGCTTTGGTGTCTTTTTGAGGCATTAGTCTCTTTCATCTTCTGAAGTCaacaaaaccaaaaaccctAATCTCGCTGTAAAACCCTAGAAGGAGGGAgcgagagagaaagaggaagatgaGACCTTTGGATGAGAAGGAGACGAGCGTAGTGTTCGAGAAACTCTTCAAATTCGTCGGAAACAACCTCAAGAACATCGTCGAGAACCCCTCTCACGAGGGCCCCGACGCCAACCCTGGCCGCTACTGCTTCCGCCTCCACAAGAACAAGATCTACTATGCCAGCGAGTCCCTCGTCAAGCGCGCCACCAACGTCGCGCGTCCTAACCTTGTGTCGCTCGGCACCTGCATCGGCAAGTACACCCACGGCGGCAGCTTCCACCTCACCGTCCAGGCCCTAAACTTGCTCGCCGCCAACGCCAAACACAAGGTATGGCTCAAACCGCAGTCTGAGATGTCTTTCTTGTACGGAAACCACGTTTTGAAGAGCGCGTTGGGCAGAATCACGGACAACATTGCCTCCGGCGACGGAGTTGTTGTATTTTCCATGGCGGATGTGCCGTTGGGTTTCGGTATCGCCGCAAAGTCTACGCAGGATTGCAGGAAGTTGGATCCCAATGGCATCGTTGTTCTGCACCAGGCCGATGTGGGAGAGTACTTGAGGATGGAGGATGAGCTTTGATGCATTTTGCAAACGGGTTTTAttgttgaattttgaatttaatgaaattatatcATCTTCgatattatatgtatttaatCCCTTTGCCTTTGAGGTTACTCTTATTAGATTCCTATGCAGTGCCCGAGTGGTTGATTTGCCTTTGAGGATCGGTCTGATTTGCTTTGCAATTTTTTCAGGGGAAAGTAATTAATGGAGGAATTAGTTTTgtctttgttatttttgtaagttctttgaaagagaaaaatatgtatGGATTGAAAAGTGATTATGAAATATGGGTTATTCTGTTCACTTGACAAACAGTTTGTGGAAccaaagtaatttaatttacttgCGTATTGCTTGCTTCTTTTAATTCCAGATTCACCTATGTAAGATAAAAAGTTGTATTCATTCTTCAATTATGGCCTTCCATGTATCACTCTGCCCCTTGTAATCATATCACTCCTCACATTTATAGTTGTAGTTGACTTTACCTGATGATAGTGTAGTGACGGGAGCTAGGAATTCTGATGTCATGCTAGAGGCTAGTACTCAATGAACTCAGGTTTGTCTAGTTTGTAACATATTCAGTTTTTCGAGCCTTACATTCGTGTCTTTTAAAGCTATTTTTGAGTTCTGTACAATTTTTTGTGTAATCATTTTGTTAAAGGTCAATAGAGAAGGAAGTCAAGTTAGGAGGATGAGTAGGTTTTGTTACAATTTCTCGAGAACAACTCATTTCTCTACAGTTTCTCCCATGAAGGACTTGTTCACAACCATTCGGATATCAGAATGGCAGTGTCatctttgaatttttgttttggttttttcaTTTACATGTACGAAAGAAGAATCTTTTATCCTATCTGACAGCTGTTGTTTTGATTGGTTAGCGGTTGttcacacaagaaaaaaaaaatattgtaggAGCTGTACATAAACCAAAAGTGTGTTTTTAATTTAGAACATGCTTAATCCGATTCTCACAGATATATGGTTGTGCAATAAGTATATTGGACCTTGCAATAGTTGATCCTAGTTGTCAACTTATCTTCTGCCCCATTCATTTTGTGGCATTGCTTTCATAATTACCTTTATGGTCTAACACCAATCTGTAAAACTTTTCGATGCTTTCATGCACCACCTTTTGGGATCTAACATCACTGGAAGGTTTGAATGTTAATACTCTTCGTCCATATTCGATATTCAGCAGTTGAGGATTATCAGGTCATTACATTGTGGCTATACCATATTTACTTCACATCTTATCCGATATTAATTTTCCTTCGCCTCCAAAGTTACTTAAGTGGAGAATCTTGATAAAAAGTTGATTTGATATGCAGGTGATCAATTTATGCATTTTCCTTATGTTTTACACTAATTTtgttgtaatttcttttaaccTGTTCTCTGAGTTAACAAATTCAAATCATGAGACATCATCAGCGACTGATACCATTTTTATACTGAAGCTTTTTAAGAACAAAACGAATACCTTCCTAGCATTGTGGAAATGTTTGAACACTATTAGAAGGTGGGTGGGTTTAAGCataactcaatctcacaaaactaggggtgggcaaactgcACTATTTGTACTGTACTATAAATCTattacaattaactataaaatagtttaaaaaaactgaactgcactagaaaatagttcaaaaaaactgaactaaactattttttagttcagttaactacaaaacaattcagttaactacaatgcacctttttctaataaataaatgtagtttTGCACTTGTACAACTGTCAATGGCTAATTATCGATAGAGTTAAAAGAATtagttcaatttgattttttttaataattacaaacaaataaattaatattcaataacatcacatcatttaaaaaaattaaattataaatctatataattagaattagtaaatggttataataaaaaattttaaaaaattaatgaaatattattggtactattttatcatattattaaaattaaattaataattataatttttagttttataattattaatttatcatattattaaaattaaattaataattattaatttatcatattattaaaattaaattaataattattttatcatattattaaaagtaataattaaattaataatttttagttttataattattttatcatattattaaaattaaactaatgaaatattttctcaTACAcacttttatcttttcattttacaaatatatttagttttattaatttaaaaaataattatcaattcataatcacaatttaataaaatttagttcttttaaaatatataatgaattttagtatgaatttaataatattattttattttaataattattatattaactttttaaataatttaagaacagttatttatttatttatctatattatatatatatatatatatatatatatatatttaattttattaatttacaaaataattattgatttataatttcaatttaatagaatttagttcttttaaaatatttaatgaattttggtataaatttaataatattattttattataataattattatagttaaCTTTATAAAgtcagttatttatttatttgtccatattatatatatatatatatatatatatatatatatatatatatatatatatatatatatatatatatatatatatatatatatataatctaaaagatagttcaatgtttatttattttgaagaaaaaaaacgaAACAATATAGTTCAGAGTTTAAAACAGTTAACTATACTCTTAAtagaaaaagtttaatttttttaaactgcaccaaaaaacagtataattcagtttttataaaaatagttcagtttttatagtacaaaatagtataaattatcTATAGTTTACTGTACCTAAGTTAATTATGCCCAGCCTTACACAAAAccttgtaaagtgaggtttgcgccttacttatatattataatttggtcttatctctagtcgatttGAGACTTCCAACTCACTCCTttcacgtcgaggtatagacatctcgtgtgtaatagtagaaattgggtggtccgatagcagTCCGATAgtgggtggaatagaagaatagaatgtccACTTAAAACTTGCTAGgataccatattagaaggtgtgtttaagcctaactcaattcCACAAAATCAgcttataaggtgaggtttgcatctcacttatatattataatttggccttatctctagtcgatgtgggacttttaACAAACACAAATTTACAAAGTCTAAAAGTGCTAAAATTCAATGCATAACAGCTGAGCTTGCAATGGATGagtattcatataaaaaatgatCTATTTGAAGTCTTCGGCAGTTTAGCAAATTAAATTCAGTGGATATTCGTTGTTGCGATTACTTGATATAAATTGCCATTTATTCGTTTTCAAGTTCGCATAGAAGCAAAAGAAAGATGTAAGCTCTTCATTATATATTTCGGtgggaagagaaaaaaaaaaaaaagggctCAACGTGTATTTTATTCTTAgaagtgtatatatatttaagttaacAATGccaataaatagataaataactCACTGCAAAAGTAACTTTGGTCTTTCAGATTTGATATTCGtattaagtaattgtttatatattatcattaaaatgtaatttaggttttacataaataaactaaattgtattttaataatattatacaaTGATTAAACTGTACCTGATAATACGTAAAGATTTTTTTGagatcaaatttttaaaactt contains:
- the LOC108334062 gene encoding protein SRC2: MEHRTLELSLGSAKDLKNVNLFSRMDVYAVVSLSGVQKIKTPVDRNGGTNPTWKVTEKFTIDESLARQNRLTLEIKLRCERNLSADKEIGQVLVPIRELLDQPGDGKAFQHVSYQVRKPSGKPKGSFSFSYRFSEKFTEPGISSAPSAPVISVAPKTEPVTAYPAPAVGSTSASYPVVYPPPPQPQYAGGYGYPPPPQAAYGYAPQAAYGYAPQPGYGYPPAPAPAQGARKNKFGMGLGAGLLGGALGGLLIGDMISDVGSYDAGYDAGFGDAGGFDF
- the LOC108335334 gene encoding uncharacterized protein LOC108335334 produces the protein MRPLDEKETSVVFEKLFKFVGNNLKNIVENPSHEGPDANPGRYCFRLHKNKIYYASESLVKRATNVARPNLVSLGTCIGKYTHGGSFHLTVQALNLLAANAKHKVWLKPQSEMSFLYGNHVLKSALGRITDNIASGDGVVVFSMADVPLGFGIAAKSTQDCRKLDPNGIVVLHQADVGEYLRMEDEL